The Starkeya sp. ORNL1 DNA window TCGAGGGCAGCCTTGTCGATGGCCGCACCAAGGGTCTTCCACCCGGCGCCGGGCCGTTGGCGCTGTCCGCGGTGGGCGGGCAGGGCTGGAACGTGCTGCGGGAAGATCTTCCCTTGCCGCTCGCCGTGCTGAAGCGCTCGGCGCTGGAGCGCAACAGCGCCTATATGCGCGGCTTCCTCGCCATGGCCGGCGCTAGCATCGCGCCGCACGGCAAGACCACCATGTCGCCGCAACTGTTCGCCCGGCAGATCGCCGACGGCGCCTTCGCCATCACGCTCGCCACCGTGCAGCAGATCCGGGTGGCGCGCGAGTACGGCTTCGATCGCATCCTGCTCGCCAACCAGGTCACCGGGGCGCAGGCCGCGCGCTATATGGCCGAGGAGGTGGCGCGCGATCCCGACTTCCAGTTCTGGTCGTTCGTCGACTCGGTGGCCGGCGTCGAGCGCCTCGCCGCGGCGGTGAAGGCGGCCGGCGGCGGGCGCCCGCTCCGCGTCATACTGGAAGGCGGCTTTCCCGGCGGGCGCACCGGCTGCCGCACGCTGGACGACGCGATGGAGGTCATGGCGGCGATCATCGCCGCCGCGCCCTATATCGAACTCAGCGGCGTCGGCGGCTATGAGGGGCTGCTGGCGGGCAAGGACGCGGCCGCGAGGGTCGATGGCTTCCTCGATTTCCTCGTCGAGATCGCGCTGGCCTGCGAGCAGCGCGGCGCCTTCGCGCCCGGCCCGATCCTGCTGACCGCCGGCGGATCGAGCTTTTACGACCTCGTCGCCGCCCGCTTCAAGGCGGCCGGCCTGTCGCGTACGTTCCAGGTGGTCATTCGCAGCGGCTGCTACCTCACCCATGATTCCGGCACCTATGAGGACCGCTTCCTCGATCTGCGCCAGCGCATGCCGGGGATCGACGGGCTGGACGTGCGCCCGGTCCACGCGCTCGAAGTTTGGGCCTATGTGCAGTCGCGCCCGGAGGCCGAGAAGGCCATCCTCGCCATGGGCAAGCGCGACGTGTCCTATGACTCGCGCATGCCGGAGCCGCTGTACTGGCACCGCCCGGGCCGCGCCGGGCCGCCGCTGCCGATCCCCGAGCGCCATGCCGTCGCCGGCCTCAACGACCAGCATTGCCATCTGGTGCTGCCGGCCGACAGCCCGCTCCAGGTCGGCGACATGGTGGCGTTCGGCATCTCGCATCCCTGTACCACTTTCGACAAATGGCAGGTCATCCCGGTGGTCGATGACGATTATGCCGTGGTGGACGCCATCCGCACCTTCTTCTGAGCCGACACTTCTTCCGAGCCGACGGGGATCCGGGCATGAGCATGACGTTCGACGAGAAGCTGGCCGCCCTCGGCGCCGAGGTGCCCAATGCCACCGTGCCCGGCGCCAATTACGTTCCGGCGGTCGTGGTCGGCAACATCGTCTTCCTCGCCGGCCAGGTGCCGCGCCGCGACGACCGGCTGATGTGCGTCGGTCGCCTCGGCGAGAACCTCACGGTGGAGGAGGGCTATGCCGCCGCGCGGCTGTGCGCGCTCAATCTGGTGGTGCAGCTGCAGGCCGCCTGCGGCGGTTCGCTCTCCCGCGTGAAGCGCATCGCCAAGCTGACCGGCTTCGTCAATGCGACGGCGGATTTCACCGATATGCCGAAGGTCATCAACGGCGCGTCCGACCTGTTCATCGAGATCTTCGGCGAGGCCGGGCGGCATGCGCGCAGCGCGGTCGGCGCGCCGACCCTGCCGCGCGGCGTCGGCGTCGAGGTGGAAGCCATCGCCGAAATAGAACCCTGAGCGGCGTCTCGCGCAGGGGGGAGCCTGCGCGGGTTCGCATCTGCCGGAATTCGAGACACGGGAAAGCCAGCCATGAACGCGCCGTTCGTCAGTTCTGAGGACACCCGCTCGGATCCCGCCGCGCCGCGCAACACACAGCGCGATCCCCGCTACGACATCCTGTTCGAGCCGGTCCGCATCGGCCCGAAGACCATGAAGAACCGCTTCTACCAGGTGCCGCAATGCACTGGCATCGGCCATGTGCGGCCGGGCTCCAATGCCGCGCATCGCGCGGTGAAGGCCGAGGGCGGCTGGGGTGGGCTCTGCACCGAATCCTGCTCGATCCACCCCGAGGTCAACCAGACGAGCTCGACCAATGCGACGATCTGGGACGAGGGCGATGTCATCAACCACCGCCACATGGTGGACGAGGTGCACAAATGGGGTGCGCTCGCCGCCGTGGAGCTCGGCGCCGGCGGCGTGAAGGACAATCTGTTCACCCGCTATGTCGCGCCGGCCTTCGACCGCTTTCCCTCCGGCGGCATCCCCAAGGTCTACACCTATCCCGCGGCGGAAGAGGACATCGACCGCGTCATGCAGATGTATGAGGACGCGGCGCGGCGCTCTCGCGATGCCGGCTTCGACATTCTCTATGTCCATGGCGCGGCGGGTGTGTTCCCGGTCCATGCGCTGTCGCGCCACTACAACCGGCGCACCGATAAATATGGCGGCTCGTTCGAGAACCGCGCCCGCTTCTGGGTCGAGGCGCTGGAGCGCCTGAAGAAGGTGGCGGGCGACGATTGCGCGGTGGCGACCCGCATCTCCATCGACGACCTTGCCGGCCCGTGGGGGCTGGAACTGCGCGACGAGGGGTTGGCCTTCGTCGAGTACATCACCAAGCTCGGCCTCGTCGACATGTGGGACGTCATCATCGGCGGCTCGGGCGAGGACATGTGGGGCGAGGATTCCGGCCCCTCGCGCTTCTACAAGTCCAACCACCAGGCGCCGTGGAATTCGGCGGTCAAGGCCATCGCCAATGTGCCGGTGGTTGGCGTCGGCCGCTTTACCGATCCCGACGAGATGGCGCGCATCGTGCGCACCGGCCAGCTCGACATCATCGGCTGCGCCCGCCCGTCGATCGCGGATCCGTGGCTGCCCCGCAAGATCGACGAAGGCCGGGTGGACGATATCTGCGAGTGCATCGGCTGCAATGCCTGCATCTCCCGCTACAATATGAGCAACGCCATCATCTGCACCCAGAACCCGACCGCGCTGGAGGAATACCGGCGTGGCTGGCATCCCGAGCGCTTCGAGGCTACGCCGCATGCCAAGACCGTGCTGGTGGTCGGCGCCGGGCCTTCCGGCCTCGAATGCGCCCGCGTGCTCGGCCGCCGCGGCTACGATGTGCATCTGTGCGAGGCCAGGGACACCCTTGGCGGCCACATGCAGGACGTGGTGAAGCTGCCGGGCCTCGCCGAATGGGCGCGCGTGGTGCATTACCGCGAGAGCCAGATCCAGCGCATGGCCAACGTCACGCTGATGCGCGGCACCGGGCTGGTGACGGCGGACGACATACTGGAATACGGCGCCTCGCGCGTGGTGCTGGCGAACGGCGCCTCCTGGGTCGGCAACGGGCTTGGCGCCAGCGGGCCGGACCCGGTGCCGGGCGTCGATGCAAGGCTCGATCACTTCGTCACGCCGGAACAATACTTCGCCGGCAAGCCGATCGGCGACCGCGTGGTGGTGATGGATTCCGACGGCTACTTCATGGCCATCGGCATCGCCGAGGCGCTGGTGGACCAGGGCAAGCACGTCACCCTCGTCACCCATTACGAGACGGTGGCGCCGATGACCGAGCGCACGCTTGAGGGCTACAACATCCGCCGCATGATGCGCGAGAAGGGCATCCATGAGCGGGTCGGCCATTGGGTCGAGGAGGTGCGCGGCGGCCCCGGCGCGGTCGAGGTCGTGCTTTATGACCGCTATCGCGACGGCTATCGCCGCACCACGCAGCCTGAGACCGGCGTGTATCCGCGCCGGGTCGGCGACGCGGTCGAGGTGCTGGCCTGCGACACCGTCGTGCTGTGCACGGCGCGCGAGTCGAAGCGCGAGCTTTACGACGCTTTGGTCGCGCGCAAGGAGCGCTGGGCGGATGTCGGCCTGGAAGTGGTGGTGCGCTCCGGCGATTGCCTCGCCCCGCGCTATCTGGCCGATGCCATTTTCGACGGCCACCGCATCGCCCGCGAATTCGAGAGCGTCAATCCCGAGCGCCCGCGCGCTATCATCCGCGAGCGCATGATCTGGGGCGTCGAGACCATCCCGAAGCTGGGCGATCACGTACTGTGAGGTGACCGGCTCGCCCGGCTCTCGCACCGCTGACAGGCTGATCTGAAACGCGGCGGCGAGACCCTCCCCCTCATCCTGAGAGCTTGACCCAAGATTGGACCTATCCGTTGAAGGAGCCACCGTTCCACCCTCATCCCCGGACTTGATCCGGGGATCCAGACTTGGGAGCGGGTGCATGCGGATGGGCTGGATCCCCGGATCAAGTCCGGGGATGAGGCCAATTGGAGTTTGCGGTCAGGCTCCGACGGGGAAGACGGCTCAGGCGACCCGTCAGCGCCCCTGCCGCCACGCCTTGAACCGCTCGATGCTCTCGGCATTCGCGGGGTAGAGGCCGAAGATGGACTCGCCGGCCATCACCCGCTCGGTGACGAAATCCTCCATCAGCGACTGCTCATGGCCGTCGCGCGCGACCTGGTCGGCGAGATGGCGGGGAATGACGACGACGCCCTCGCGGTCGCCCACGATGATGTCGCCGGGATAGACCGGGACTTCGCCGCAGCCGATCGGCACATTGATGTCGACGGCGTGATGCCGGGTGATGTTGCTGGGCGCCGCGGGGCCCGCGCAATACACCGGAAAATCCAGCTCGGCGATGGTCGGGGAATCGCGCAGGCCGCCATCGGTGACGACGCCCGCCGCGCCGCGCACCATCATGCGGGTGACGAGGATGCTGCCGGCGCCGGCGGCGCGATTGTCCTGCCGGCAGTCGATCACCATCACATGGCCCGGCGGCACCGTCTCCACCGCCTTGCGCTGCGGGTGGTTGCGATCCTCGAACACGGCGGAGACGTCGATATCCTCGCGCGAGGGGATGTAGCGCAGCGTGAAGGCCTCGCCGACCATGGAGGGCCCGCCGGTGGTGAGCCGCCGCACCCCCTGCATGAAAGTATTGCGCAGGCCGCGCGCCATGAGTTGCGAGGTCAATGTCGCGGTGCTGAGCTGTGCCAGCAGGCTGCGCGTCTCGTCGGAAAGAGGTGCGGTGCTCATGAACGCCTTCCAAATCTGGCGGGATAGGTCGCGTAACTCGTCTTACATCCTGACGGAGAGCGGCATTGTCGCCGTTTCCGCCGGTCCCGGTCGAGGAAGGTGAATGCTTGCTTGGCGATAGGCAAGAGGTTTTACCGCGCCTCGGCGCGCCGGCTTCCGGCGCCGGGAAGATCAGGCGCTTAATACCTGCCTGACAAGTTTATGAATTATTGACAGGTCCGGTACGTCATGCAAGCCTTCGAACCAAGGCTGAAGTAACGGTGGGAATTTCCCAATTCGACTGGTTGAACAGCGGAGGTTGTCATGGCGGTGCGTGATCGTAGTCCCCGAACAACTGGTGCTGGAGGGCTATGGCGGGTCAGCCGAACGGCGCTGCGGCCGAGCGTGGTCGCGCTGTGCGCCGCATGGCTGAGCCTCGGCGCCGCAAGCGCCGCCGACTACAAGGAAGCCCCGATGCTCGGCGAGTTGGTCAAGGCCGGCAAGCTGCCGAAAGTGTCCGACCGTCTGCCGGACAGCCCGCGCGTCGTCACGCCGTTCGAGAAGGTCGGCAAATATGGCGGTACCTGGCGTTCCGGCATGGTGGGCGGCTCCGACCGCAACTGGCTGTTCCGCATCGCGGGCTACGAGCCGCTGCTGGCCTGGGACCGCGAGTGGAGCGGCAAGGTCATCCCCAATCTCGCGGAAAGCGTCAGCAGCAACGACACCGCGACCGTCTTCACCATCAAGCTGCGCAAGGGCCTGAAATGGTCGGACGGCAAGCCGTTCGACAGCGATGACATCGGCTTCTTCATCAACGACATCGCCGGCAACAAGGAATTGCTGCCGAATGCGGTCGACTGGGTGGTGGCGGGCGGCGAGCTCGCCAAGTTCGCCAAGGTCGACGACACCACCTTCACCCTGACCTTCAAGGAACCCTACGGCCTGTTCCCGCAGAAGCTCGCCAGCGTCTATGGCGTGCAGATGGCGATGATGGCCAAGCATTACTGCTCGCAGTTCCACCCGGCCTACAACAAGGCCGGCCTCGACGCCCTGATCAAGGCCGCGGGCGTGCAGAGCTGGACCGAGCTGTTCATCAAGAAGTGCGCTGTCGACACCGAAGCCAATGAGCGCTGGCAGAACCCCGACCGCCCGACTATGGAGCCCTGGGTCATCAAGGACCCCTATGTCAGCGGCGCCCAGCTCGTGACGCTCGTGCGCAACCCTTATTACTTCAAGGTGGATACCGAGGGTAACCAGCTTCCCTACATCAACGACCTGCGCATCTCGGTCAATGCCGATAAGCAGACGCTGGTGCTGAAGGTGGTGAATGGCGAGATCGACTATCAGGATCGCCACATCAACGCCAATTCCAACCGCGCGGTGTTCACCGATGCGGCGGAAAAGGCCAAGATCAAGATCACCGACGGCCCGAATGCCGACATGAACACCACGATCATCTCGCTGAACCTGACCCACAAGGATCCGGTC harbors:
- a CDS encoding amino acid deaminase, whose amino-acid sequence is MSAIDLSGIEGSLVDGRTKGLPPGAGPLALSAVGGQGWNVLREDLPLPLAVLKRSALERNSAYMRGFLAMAGASIAPHGKTTMSPQLFARQIADGAFAITLATVQQIRVAREYGFDRILLANQVTGAQAARYMAEEVARDPDFQFWSFVDSVAGVERLAAAVKAAGGGRPLRVILEGGFPGGRTGCRTLDDAMEVMAAIIAAAPYIELSGVGGYEGLLAGKDAAARVDGFLDFLVEIALACEQRGAFAPGPILLTAGGSSFYDLVAARFKAAGLSRTFQVVIRSGCYLTHDSGTYEDRFLDLRQRMPGIDGLDVRPVHALEVWAYVQSRPEAEKAILAMGKRDVSYDSRMPEPLYWHRPGRAGPPLPIPERHAVAGLNDQHCHLVLPADSPLQVGDMVAFGISHPCTTFDKWQVIPVVDDDYAVVDAIRTFF
- a CDS encoding RidA family protein; protein product: MSMTFDEKLAALGAEVPNATVPGANYVPAVVVGNIVFLAGQVPRRDDRLMCVGRLGENLTVEEGYAAARLCALNLVVQLQAACGGSLSRVKRIAKLTGFVNATADFTDMPKVINGASDLFIEIFGEAGRHARSAVGAPTLPRGVGVEVEAIAEIEP
- a CDS encoding FAD-dependent oxidoreductase → MNAPFVSSEDTRSDPAAPRNTQRDPRYDILFEPVRIGPKTMKNRFYQVPQCTGIGHVRPGSNAAHRAVKAEGGWGGLCTESCSIHPEVNQTSSTNATIWDEGDVINHRHMVDEVHKWGALAAVELGAGGVKDNLFTRYVAPAFDRFPSGGIPKVYTYPAAEEDIDRVMQMYEDAARRSRDAGFDILYVHGAAGVFPVHALSRHYNRRTDKYGGSFENRARFWVEALERLKKVAGDDCAVATRISIDDLAGPWGLELRDEGLAFVEYITKLGLVDMWDVIIGGSGEDMWGEDSGPSRFYKSNHQAPWNSAVKAIANVPVVGVGRFTDPDEMARIVRTGQLDIIGCARPSIADPWLPRKIDEGRVDDICECIGCNACISRYNMSNAIICTQNPTALEEYRRGWHPERFEATPHAKTVLVVGAGPSGLECARVLGRRGYDVHLCEARDTLGGHMQDVVKLPGLAEWARVVHYRESQIQRMANVTLMRGTGLVTADDILEYGASRVVLANGASWVGNGLGASGPDPVPGVDARLDHFVTPEQYFAGKPIGDRVVVMDSDGYFMAIGIAEALVDQGKHVTLVTHYETVAPMTERTLEGYNIRRMMREKGIHERVGHWVEEVRGGPGAVEVVLYDRYRDGYRRTTQPETGVYPRRVGDAVEVLACDTVVLCTARESKRELYDALVARKERWADVGLEVVVRSGDCLAPRYLADAIFDGHRIAREFESVNPERPRAIIRERMIWGVETIPKLGDHVL
- a CDS encoding ribonuclease activity regulator RraA, whose product is MSTAPLSDETRSLLAQLSTATLTSQLMARGLRNTFMQGVRRLTTGGPSMVGEAFTLRYIPSREDIDVSAVFEDRNHPQRKAVETVPPGHVMVIDCRQDNRAAGAGSILVTRMMVRGAAGVVTDGGLRDSPTIAELDFPVYCAGPAAPSNITRHHAVDINVPIGCGEVPVYPGDIIVGDREGVVVIPRHLADQVARDGHEQSLMEDFVTERVMAGESIFGLYPANAESIERFKAWRQGR
- a CDS encoding ABC transporter substrate-binding protein → MAVRDRSPRTTGAGGLWRVSRTALRPSVVALCAAWLSLGAASAADYKEAPMLGELVKAGKLPKVSDRLPDSPRVVTPFEKVGKYGGTWRSGMVGGSDRNWLFRIAGYEPLLAWDREWSGKVIPNLAESVSSNDTATVFTIKLRKGLKWSDGKPFDSDDIGFFINDIAGNKELLPNAVDWVVAGGELAKFAKVDDTTFTLTFKEPYGLFPQKLASVYGVQMAMMAKHYCSQFHPAYNKAGLDALIKAAGVQSWTELFIKKCAVDTEANERWQNPDRPTMEPWVIKDPYVSGAQLVTLVRNPYYFKVDTEGNQLPYINDLRISVNADKQTLVLKVVNGEIDYQDRHINANSNRAVFTDAAEKAKIKITDGPNADMNTTIISLNLTHKDPVKREIFNNKDFRIGLSYAIDRKAIIDAAFVGQGDPWQAAPRKESPFYNERLATQYTEYSVEKANAALDKAYPKKDSGGFRLGPDGKRISFNIMVMPALGDFLDSTQLAAQYWQAVGIDAKVQTVDRTLFYDRKDNNDQDAAVFLGSGGMVDALFEPTFYFPFWNESLFAVPWGNWFASGGKSGEEPPAIVKKQMDLYRQITRYADPVKQNELMQQLLEISADQFYAIGISSPGPLYSVSKTNLHNVYPRPFAWTYPTPVASGTETYYFDPAK